In one Sebastes umbrosus isolate fSebUmb1 chromosome 13, fSebUmb1.pri, whole genome shotgun sequence genomic region, the following are encoded:
- the armc8 gene encoding armadillo repeat-containing protein 8 isoform X2, translating into MACLLEAPLRISVLSEVTATSRHYVDRLFDPDPQKVLQGVIDMKNAVIGNNKQKANLIVLGAVPRLLYLLQQNSSSLELRTECAVVLGSLAMGTENNIKSLVDCHIIPALLQGLLCPDLIFIEACLRCLRTVFISPVTPVQLLYTDPTVIPHLMSLLSRSQRTQEYITQIFSHCCKTPEHQTVLFNHGAIQNIAPLLISPSYKVRMQALKCFSVLAYENTQVSMTLVNVLVDGELLSQVFVRMMQRDQPIEMQLTAAKCLTYMCRAGAIRTDDSCVVLKTLPCLVRMCSKEHLLEERVEGAETLAYLMEPDVELQRIASTTDHLVAMLADYFKYPSSVSAITDIKRLDHDLKHAHELRQAAFKLYASLGSNDEDIRKKITETENMMDRIVSGLSESSIKVRLAAVRCLHSLSRSVQQLRTSFHDHAVWKPLMKLLQNAPDEVLVMASSTLCNLLLEFSPSKEPILESGVIELLCSLTQSDSPALRVNGIWALMNMAFQADQKVKVEIVRCLGTEQLFRLLSDPDTNVLMKTLGLLRNLLSTRPHIDQIMSSHGKQIMQAVTLILEAEHSIEVKEQTLCILANIADGNTAKELIMTNDDMLQKIKYYMGHSNVKLQLAATFCISNLIWNEEDGSQERQDKLREMGFVDILHKLTQASDPNLCDRAKTAMQQYLA; encoded by the exons atgGCGTGCCTGCTGGAGGCCCCTCTCCGCATCAGTGTGCTGTCT GAAGTCACTGCCACTAGTCGCCATTATGTTGACAGACTGTTTGACCCCGACCCACAGAAAGTGCTGCAAGGAGTCAT TGACATGAAGAACGCTGTCATAGGAAACAACAAGCAGAAGGCCAATCTGATTGTCCTCGGAGCTGTACCGAG GTTACTATACCTGCTCCAGCAGAACTCGTCCAGTCTGGAGCTCCGGACAGAGTGCGCCGTGGTGCTGGGCAGCCTCGCCATGGGCACCGAGAACAACATCAAGTCCCTGGTGGACTGTCACATCATCCCTGCTCTTCTTCAAG GTCTCCTGTGTCCGGACCTGATATTCATTGAAGCTTGTCTTCGATGTCTCAGAACGGTCTTCATCAGTCCAGTCACTCCTGTGCAGCTGCTCTACACT gacCCCACTGTGATTCCCCATCTAATGTCTCTACTGAGTCGCTCACAGAGAACCCAGGAGTACATCACACAGATCTTCTCCCACTGTTGCAAg ACCCCCGAGCACCAGACGGTTCTTTTCAATCACGGCGCCATCCAGAACATCGCCCCTCTTCTTATCTCACCCTCTTATAAG GTCCGGATGCAGGCGTTAAAGTGTTTCTCAGTCCTGGCTTATGAGAACACTCAGGTCTCCATGACACTGGTGAATG tgcTGGTGGATGGTGAGCTGCTCTCTCAGGTATTTGTCAGAATGATGCAAAGGGATCAACCCATTGAAATGCAGCTAACAGCAGCCAAATG TCTAACGTACATGTGTCGAGCGGGAGCCATCAGGACGGACGACAGCTGCGTAGTCCTAAAG ACCCTGCCGTGCCTCGTGCGGATGTGCAGTAAAGAGCATTTGCTtgaggagagggtggagggtgCAGAGACGCTGGCCTACCTGATGGAGCCCGACGTGGAGCTGCAGAGGATCGCGAGCACCACCGACCACCTAGTGGCCATGTTGGCCGACTACTTCAAATACCCCAGCTCTGTGTCCGCCATCACTGACATCAAGAGG CTGGACCACGACCTGAAGCACGCACACGAGCTGAGACAAGCTGCTTTCAAACTTTACGCCTCGCTAGGCTCCAACGACGAGGACATCCGCAAAAAG ATCACAGAGACGGAGAATATGATGGACCGGATAGTCAGCGGCCTATCAGAATCCAGCATTAAAGTCCGTTTGGCGGCCGTCAG gtGTCTTCACAGTCTGTCGCGGTCGGTGCAGCAGCTAAGGACCAGCTTCCATGACCATGCAGTGTGGAAACCCCTTATGAAG CTGTTGCAGAACGCCCCAGATGAAGTCTTGGTCATGGCCTCCTCTACACTATGCAATCTACTGCTGGAGTTCTCACCCAGCAAAGag CCCATCCTGGAGTCAGGGGTGATTGAATTACTATGCAGTCTGACCCAGAGTGACAGTCCTGCACTGAGGGTCAACGGGATCTGGGCTCTAATG aACATGGCGTTCCAGGCGGATCAGAAGGTGAAGGTGGAGATTGTTCGGTGTTTGGGTACGGAGCAGTTGTTCCGCCTGCTATCAGACCCCGACACCAACGTGCTGATGAAGACCCTCGGTTTGCTGCGCAATCTGCTGTCAACGCGACCA CACATCGATCAGATCATGAGTTCTCACGGGAAGCAGATCATGCAGGCAGTGACCCTCATCCTGGAAGCGGAGCACAGTATAGAGGTCAAAGAACAG ACGCTGTGCATCCTCGCCAACATCGCCGACGGCAACACGGCCAAGGAACTCATCATGACCAATGACGACATGCTCCAGAAAATCAAATACTACATG GGGCATTCGAATGTGAAACTGCAGCTCGCCGCCACCTTCTGCATCTCAAACCTTATCTGGAATGAGGAGGACG GTTCTCAGGAGCGTCAGGATAAGCTGAGGGAGATGGGCTTTGtggacatcctgcacaaactcACCCAGGCCTCCGACCCCAACCTCTGTGACAG ggCGAAGACGGCGATGCAGCAGTACCTAGCGTGA
- the dbr1 gene encoding lariat debranching enzyme, with protein MKIAVEGCCHGELDKIYETIGYLEKKEGIKVDLLLCCGDFQAVRNEGDMKCMAVPAKYRTMQTFYKYYSGEKKAPVLTIFIGGNHEASNHMQELPYGGWVAPNIYYLGYAGVIRYKGIRIGGASGIFKSRDYRRGHHEFPPYNPDTLRSVYHIRNIEVFKLKQIQMPMDIFMSHDWPRGIYHYGSTGELLRKKKFLRQEVETNTLGSPAAEELLAHLQPNYWFSAHLHVKFAAVMRHQPKANAAPRVTKFLSLDKCLPYREFLQIVDVPEREGSSEGLEYDPEWLAILKATNNLQRTTPHPWNPPENNGLHERWDFRPSEAAMMKVMEDLGGELAIPDNFSQTVPPYDPNKPQPHTPPSCNTNPQTTELCATLGLTDLYAHVGEGGVDLGRIQGSTGGEEEDEDDNADEPSEYPTDTSGFSSSFNPDEITIEDEWEEEEEVEGNSKAVVKGDKLPEGEVRTPGRMFLPPPKSDASPTTLSNLMNLPPPAHSTPAVDCSHSAAEREEHCEDDDEDARAARILKRTSDETEAPGSKSTTPRIKRRNQVIYTAVEDDEGEN; from the exons ATGAAGATTGCGGTGGAaggctgttgccatggagagCTGGACAAGATCTACGAGACAATCGGCTATCTGGAGAAGAAGGAAGGGATAAAAGTGGACCTGCTGCTTTGCTGTGGAGACTTCCAAGCCGTGCGAAATGAAGGAGACATGAAGTGCATGGCCGTACCAGCCAAGTACAGAACGATGCAGACCTTTTACAA ATACTATTCTGGAGAGAAGAAGGCTCCGGTCCTGACCATCTTCATTGGAGGGAACCATGAGGCTTCCAACCACATGCAGGAGCTGCCTTATGGAGGCTGGGTGGCACCCAACATTTATTATCTGG GTTATGCTGGTGTTATTCGCTACAAAGGGATCAGAATTGGTGGCGCATCTGGAATCTTCAAATCACGTGACTACAGAAGGG GTCACCATGAATTCCCCCCATACAATCCTGATACGCTCCGAAGTGTTTACCACATTCGAAACATTGAGGTATTCAAATTGAAACAG ATCCAGATGCCCATGGACATTTTCATGAGCCACGACTGGCCTCGTGGAATCTACCACTATGGAAGTACGGGGGAGTTGTTGAGAAAGAAGAAGTTTCTGCGTCAGGAAGTGGAGACCAACACTCTGGGAAGTCCTGCTGCTGAGGAGCTCCTCGCTCACCTCCAGCCCAACTACTGGTTCTCTGCACATCTCCATGTGAAATTTGCTGCCGTTATGCGGCATCAG CCAAAAGCTAATGCTGCCCCACGTGTGACCAAATTCCTGTCCCTGGATAAATGTCTGCCCTACAGGGAATTCTTACAG ATTGTGGATGttccagagagagagggttCATCTGAGGGTCTGGAGTATGACCCAGAGTGGCTTGCTATTCTGAAGGCCACCAACAATCTGCAAAGGACCACCCCTCACCCCTGGAACCCCCCAGAGAATAATGGCTTGCACGAACG GTGGGACTTCAGACCTTCAGAAGCAGCTATGATGAAGGTGATGGAGGATCTTGGCGGTGAACTCGCCATTCCAGACAACTTCAGCCAGACTGTGCCACCCTATGACCCCAACAAGCCCCAACCCCACACCCCGCCCAGCTGCAACACCAACCCTCAGACGACCGAGCTCTGCGCCACGTTAGGCCTCACAGACCTCTACGCCCATGTTGGGGAGGGAGGTGTTGACTTAGGGAGAATTCAAGGCAGTactggaggtgaggaggaggatgaagatgataaTGCGGACGAACCCAGCGAGTACCCAACTGACACGTCGGGATTCTCGAGTTCATTTAATCCCGACGAGATCACAATAGAGGAtgagtgggaggaagaggaggaggttgaGGGCAACTCAAAAGCAGTAGTAAAGGGAGATAAGCTGCCTGAAGGTGAAGTCCGCACCCCCGGCCGTATGTTCCTGCCCCCGCCCAAATCTGACGCCTCACCCACTACTCTGTCCAACCTGATGAACCTGCCACCTCCCGCCCACTCTACGCCAGCAGTAGATTGCTCTCACTCAGCAGCAGAAAGGGAAGAACACTGTGAGGACGATGATGAAGATGCCCGAGCTGCACGTATCCTGAAACGTACCAGCGATGAGACCGAGGCTCCTGGCAGTAAAAGCACAACTCCCAGAATCAAACGCAGAAACCAGGTCATCTATACAGCAGTGGAGGATGACGAGGGTGAGAATTAG
- the armc8 gene encoding armadillo repeat-containing protein 8 isoform X1: protein MACLLEAPLRISVLSEVTATSRHYVDRLFDPDPQKVLQGVIDMKNAVIGNNKQKANLIVLGAVPRLLYLLQQNSSSLELRTECAVVLGSLAMGTENNIKSLVDCHIIPALLQGLLCPDLIFIEACLRCLRTVFISPVTPVQLLYTDPTVIPHLMSLLSRSQRTQEYITQIFSHCCKTPEHQTVLFNHGAIQNIAPLLISPSYKVRMQALKCFSVLAYENTQVSMTLVNVLVDGELLSQVFVRMMQRDQPIEMQLTAAKCLTYMCRAGAIRTDDSCVVLKTLPCLVRMCSKEHLLEERVEGAETLAYLMEPDVELQRIASTTDHLVAMLADYFKYPSSVSAITDIKRLDHDLKHAHELRQAAFKLYASLGSNDEDIRKKITETENMMDRIVSGLSESSIKVRLAAVRCLHSLSRSVQQLRTSFHDHAVWKPLMKLLQNAPDEVLVMASSTLCNLLLEFSPSKEPILESGVIELLCSLTQSDSPALRVNGIWALMNMAFQADQKVKVEIVRCLGTEQLFRLLSDPDTNVLMKTLGLLRNLLSTRPHIDQIMSSHGKQIMQAVTLILEAEHSIEVKEQTLCILANIADGNTAKELIMTNDDMLQKIKYYMGHSNVKLQLAATFCISNLIWNEEDVQAVVNSDCAHKGSQERQDKLREMGFVDILHKLTQASDPNLCDRAKTAMQQYLA from the exons atgGCGTGCCTGCTGGAGGCCCCTCTCCGCATCAGTGTGCTGTCT GAAGTCACTGCCACTAGTCGCCATTATGTTGACAGACTGTTTGACCCCGACCCACAGAAAGTGCTGCAAGGAGTCAT TGACATGAAGAACGCTGTCATAGGAAACAACAAGCAGAAGGCCAATCTGATTGTCCTCGGAGCTGTACCGAG GTTACTATACCTGCTCCAGCAGAACTCGTCCAGTCTGGAGCTCCGGACAGAGTGCGCCGTGGTGCTGGGCAGCCTCGCCATGGGCACCGAGAACAACATCAAGTCCCTGGTGGACTGTCACATCATCCCTGCTCTTCTTCAAG GTCTCCTGTGTCCGGACCTGATATTCATTGAAGCTTGTCTTCGATGTCTCAGAACGGTCTTCATCAGTCCAGTCACTCCTGTGCAGCTGCTCTACACT gacCCCACTGTGATTCCCCATCTAATGTCTCTACTGAGTCGCTCACAGAGAACCCAGGAGTACATCACACAGATCTTCTCCCACTGTTGCAAg ACCCCCGAGCACCAGACGGTTCTTTTCAATCACGGCGCCATCCAGAACATCGCCCCTCTTCTTATCTCACCCTCTTATAAG GTCCGGATGCAGGCGTTAAAGTGTTTCTCAGTCCTGGCTTATGAGAACACTCAGGTCTCCATGACACTGGTGAATG tgcTGGTGGATGGTGAGCTGCTCTCTCAGGTATTTGTCAGAATGATGCAAAGGGATCAACCCATTGAAATGCAGCTAACAGCAGCCAAATG TCTAACGTACATGTGTCGAGCGGGAGCCATCAGGACGGACGACAGCTGCGTAGTCCTAAAG ACCCTGCCGTGCCTCGTGCGGATGTGCAGTAAAGAGCATTTGCTtgaggagagggtggagggtgCAGAGACGCTGGCCTACCTGATGGAGCCCGACGTGGAGCTGCAGAGGATCGCGAGCACCACCGACCACCTAGTGGCCATGTTGGCCGACTACTTCAAATACCCCAGCTCTGTGTCCGCCATCACTGACATCAAGAGG CTGGACCACGACCTGAAGCACGCACACGAGCTGAGACAAGCTGCTTTCAAACTTTACGCCTCGCTAGGCTCCAACGACGAGGACATCCGCAAAAAG ATCACAGAGACGGAGAATATGATGGACCGGATAGTCAGCGGCCTATCAGAATCCAGCATTAAAGTCCGTTTGGCGGCCGTCAG gtGTCTTCACAGTCTGTCGCGGTCGGTGCAGCAGCTAAGGACCAGCTTCCATGACCATGCAGTGTGGAAACCCCTTATGAAG CTGTTGCAGAACGCCCCAGATGAAGTCTTGGTCATGGCCTCCTCTACACTATGCAATCTACTGCTGGAGTTCTCACCCAGCAAAGag CCCATCCTGGAGTCAGGGGTGATTGAATTACTATGCAGTCTGACCCAGAGTGACAGTCCTGCACTGAGGGTCAACGGGATCTGGGCTCTAATG aACATGGCGTTCCAGGCGGATCAGAAGGTGAAGGTGGAGATTGTTCGGTGTTTGGGTACGGAGCAGTTGTTCCGCCTGCTATCAGACCCCGACACCAACGTGCTGATGAAGACCCTCGGTTTGCTGCGCAATCTGCTGTCAACGCGACCA CACATCGATCAGATCATGAGTTCTCACGGGAAGCAGATCATGCAGGCAGTGACCCTCATCCTGGAAGCGGAGCACAGTATAGAGGTCAAAGAACAG ACGCTGTGCATCCTCGCCAACATCGCCGACGGCAACACGGCCAAGGAACTCATCATGACCAATGACGACATGCTCCAGAAAATCAAATACTACATG GGGCATTCGAATGTGAAACTGCAGCTCGCCGCCACCTTCTGCATCTCAAACCTTATCTGGAATGAGGAGGACG TTCAAGCAGTGGTCAACAGCGATTGTGCCCACAAAG GTTCTCAGGAGCGTCAGGATAAGCTGAGGGAGATGGGCTTTGtggacatcctgcacaaactcACCCAGGCCTCCGACCCCAACCTCTGTGACAG ggCGAAGACGGCGATGCAGCAGTACCTAGCGTGA